One genomic region from Clostridium saccharobutylicum DSM 13864 encodes:
- a CDS encoding DUF2577 domain-containing protein, whose product MKQNSKSEFIKIVRDEGSKYNPPMIQKGTVKSVNPMQIVVGELPLFENNLDMDKRLLGYTETVIIKDDTGTKSATIVHEPVLDINDVVFLYPIENGQKYIVFGVV is encoded by the coding sequence ATGAAACAAAATAGTAAATCTGAATTTATAAAAATTGTTAGAGATGAAGGTAGTAAATATAATCCTCCTATGATTCAAAAAGGAACAGTTAAATCTGTAAATCCAATGCAAATAGTAGTTGGAGAATTACCTTTATTTGAAAATAATTTAGATATGGACAAAAGATTATTAGGATATACAGAAACAGTAATAATTAAAGATGATACAGGAACAAAAAGTGCAACTATTGTACATGAACCAGTATTAGATATTAATGATGTTGTATTTCTTTATCCTATAGAAAATGGACAAAAATATATTGTGTTTGGGGTGGTGTAG
- a CDS encoding phage tail sheath subtilisin-like domain-containing protein — protein sequence MPEVIISFTEKASTAKARSARGVACIVLKDATVSGIYKYKRYKNVTQSYSDDNKAIIKDCFDLGVNTLVVCAIATAGTTSDALTSLAKVSINYLAFGYDVTADEEAIKTFIENRRENNMKLSVVTANFAADYEGVINFTAEEIKVNGIAMTTQRFTIRVAVILAGIPQTQSATYYVLSDVTGVKDKVDENTCVDNGELFITFDGEKYKLSRGVNSLKTITLGKKECMKKIKITEGMDLVSGDIYTTFRDNYTGKVINDYADKMLFVAEANEYLRNLGKEGVLNKDADNYVELDVEATRDYLESELKVDTTDMEDEEVLKQDTGAKLFLTGQITLQDTMEDLELSMFF from the coding sequence ATGCCAGAAGTTATAATTTCATTTACTGAAAAAGCAAGTACAGCAAAAGCAAGAAGTGCTAGGGGTGTAGCGTGTATAGTTCTAAAAGATGCAACAGTAAGTGGGATTTATAAATATAAAAGATATAAAAATGTAACACAAAGTTATTCTGATGATAACAAAGCAATAATAAAAGATTGTTTTGATTTAGGGGTTAATACATTGGTGGTTTGTGCTATTGCAACAGCAGGAACTACATCTGATGCTTTAACTTCTTTAGCTAAAGTGAGTATTAATTATTTAGCATTTGGATATGATGTAACAGCAGATGAAGAAGCAATTAAAACTTTTATAGAAAATAGAAGAGAAAATAATATGAAATTAAGTGTAGTAACAGCTAACTTTGCAGCAGACTATGAAGGGGTAATTAATTTTACTGCCGAAGAAATTAAAGTAAATGGCATTGCTATGACAACACAAAGATTTACTATTAGAGTTGCTGTTATTTTAGCAGGTATTCCACAGACTCAAAGTGCTACATATTATGTGTTAAGTGATGTTACAGGAGTTAAAGATAAGGTTGATGAAAATACTTGTGTTGATAATGGGGAATTATTTATTACATTTGATGGTGAAAAATATAAATTGAGTCGTGGCGTAAATAGTCTTAAAACAATAACACTTGGTAAAAAAGAGTGTATGAAGAAAATTAAAATTACTGAAGGTATGGATTTAGTAAGTGGAGATATTTATACAACATTTAGAGATAATTATACTGGGAAAGTAATTAATGATTATGCTGATAAAATGTTATTCGTTGCAGAAGCAAATGAGTATCTTAGAAACTTAGGAAAAGAAGGTGTTTTAAATAAAGATGCTGATAACTATGTTGAATTAGACGTTGAAGCAACTAGAGATTACCTTGAAAGTGAATTAAAAGTAGATACTACTGATATGGAAGATGAAGAAGTATTAAAGCAAGACACAGGTGCTAAATTATTTTTAACAGGACAAATTACACTACAAGATACAATGGAAGATTTAGAACTTTCAATGTTCTTTTAA
- a CDS encoding LysM peptidoglycan-binding domain-containing protein, with amino-acid sequence MINIKIHYIKNDIETIQLPISPSSYKIKSSKNSASINLLGFGEISDGGTPTLKSWTISSIFPSKKYNICTCTPKSNPFDYCDLIEKLKDNNIVCTYVITKTNVNIQCTVDDIEYSEEDGSGDVYFTITFKEHKEIKLTTNSSTETYYTGVDQMATPSGYHNLATPYTVSNLAQPSGYSNLAQAYTTSYTVKDGDTLVNIAKKVYGDSSKYTNLISKNNLENVNDISVGQVLKI; translated from the coding sequence GTGATTAATATTAAAATACATTATATCAAAAATGATATAGAAACAATACAATTACCAATTTCTCCTTCATCCTACAAAATAAAAAGTAGTAAAAATAGTGCAAGTATTAATTTGCTTGGGTTCGGTGAAATAAGTGATGGTGGTACACCAACATTAAAATCATGGACTATATCATCTATATTCCCCTCAAAAAAATATAATATTTGTACTTGTACCCCAAAATCAAACCCCTTTGATTATTGTGACTTGATTGAAAAACTTAAAGACAATAATATTGTTTGTACTTATGTGATAACTAAAACAAATGTGAATATTCAGTGTACTGTAGATGATATTGAATATAGTGAAGAAGATGGAAGCGGAGATGTTTATTTTACTATTACTTTTAAAGAACACAAAGAAATAAAACTTACTACCAATTCAAGTACTGAAACTTATTATACAGGAGTTGACCAAATGGCAACACCTAGTGGATATCATAACTTAGCAACACCTTATACGGTATCTAATTTAGCACAACCTAGTGGATATAGTAACTTAGCACAAGCTTATACAACTTCTTACACTGTTAAAGATGGTGACACTTTGGTTAATATTGCTAAAAAGGTATATGGAGATTCTAGTAAATACACAAACTTAATTTCAAAAAATAATTTGGAAAATGTTAATGATATTTCTGTAGGACAGGTTCTAAAAATATGA
- a CDS encoding XkdQ/YqbQ family protein, which translates to MIKVFCIYYGNTVEITNLCESIKISGSLTNVCRELDITMGYGVFNTNISRTDLSAGTLVWVTLDDEEIFRGKLIEDTLKTDDTLTFTAFDFAWYLKQDEVTFNFNGTTAEDATQSILDKVGVSSDYIYPTGIAINHLIAKQSPYDAIMEMYTQVKKQTGEKFYLWMSGDKVMVTQFGGKIANTIIKPCTQGLSYADGNLISFEYTETMANMVNRVEVYDNNNNKIDTVNSDSSVQNRYGIIQKNYVQEDGKDYKTVANQMLHNLDITIKCKVLGNYDDYFTGKGVTVQIPWINKVSNTVLYITEDCHTWDIGTGTYTSELTLNLEKVMDEKEYQESSNNSSSNSRSDVNAIVEYAKTFIGTPYVWGGTTPDGFDCSGFVQYVFNHFGYNLPRTTYEQIDCGSSVSQDELQPGDLVFPGTGHVQIYVGNGQVIHSPHTGESVCIIDMYGFYAGRRIVTDSSDSSSSSGDVDLSNATQMQMNLSFYTGAASEGGNESASGKTLQYGMCASNVYSFGTQFYITGIDGLDDGVFTVEDHGGTDFDSANRLDIYVGVGGDSVTKANNLGRQTVTAYKLN; encoded by the coding sequence ATGATAAAAGTATTTTGTATTTATTATGGAAACACAGTAGAAATAACAAATCTATGTGAAAGTATAAAGATAAGTGGATCATTGACAAATGTGTGTAGAGAATTGGATATAACAATGGGTTATGGTGTGTTTAATACTAATATTTCAAGAACAGATTTAAGTGCTGGAACTTTAGTTTGGGTTACTTTAGATGATGAAGAAATATTTAGGGGAAAGTTGATAGAAGATACTTTAAAAACAGATGATACATTGACATTTACTGCTTTTGATTTTGCATGGTATTTGAAACAAGATGAAGTTACATTTAATTTCAATGGTACAACAGCCGAAGATGCAACTCAATCTATATTAGATAAAGTAGGGGTTAGTAGTGATTATATATATCCTACAGGTATAGCTATAAATCATTTAATAGCAAAGCAATCACCTTACGATGCAATAATGGAAATGTATACGCAAGTTAAAAAGCAAACAGGAGAAAAGTTTTATTTATGGATGAGTGGCGATAAAGTTATGGTTACTCAATTTGGAGGTAAAATTGCAAATACTATAATTAAACCTTGTACTCAAGGATTAAGTTATGCAGATGGAAATTTAATAAGTTTTGAGTATACAGAGACTATGGCAAATATGGTTAATAGAGTTGAAGTATATGATAACAATAATAATAAAATTGATACTGTTAACTCAGATTCTAGTGTTCAAAATAGATATGGAATTATACAAAAGAATTATGTTCAGGAAGACGGAAAAGATTATAAAACAGTCGCTAATCAAATGTTACATAATTTAGATATAACAATTAAATGTAAGGTTCTAGGTAATTATGATGATTATTTTACAGGTAAAGGTGTAACAGTTCAAATTCCTTGGATTAATAAAGTTTCCAATACGGTTTTATATATTACTGAAGATTGCCACACTTGGGATATTGGCACAGGTACTTATACAAGTGAATTAACATTAAATTTAGAAAAAGTAATGGATGAAAAAGAATATCAAGAAAGTTCTAATAATAGTTCAAGTAATAGTAGATCAGATGTAAATGCTATTGTTGAATACGCTAAAACATTTATAGGAACACCTTATGTATGGGGCGGAACTACACCTGATGGCTTTGATTGTTCTGGATTTGTACAATATGTATTTAATCACTTTGGATACAATCTACCACGTACAACTTATGAACAAATTGATTGTGGTTCTAGTGTAAGTCAAGATGAATTACAACCAGGAGATTTAGTATTCCCAGGTACAGGTCATGTTCAAATTTATGTTGGAAATGGACAAGTTATACATTCGCCACATACAGGAGAAAGTGTTTGCATAATTGATATGTATGGATTCTATGCAGGCAGAAGAATTGTAACAGACAGTAGTGATAGTTCAAGTTCTAGTGGAGATGTAGATTTAAGCAACGCTACTCAGATGCAAATGAATTTAAGTTTTTATACAGGAGCAGCAAGTGAAGGTGGAAATGAGTCTGCTAGTGGTAAGACATTGCAATATGGTATGTGTGCAAGTAATGTTTATTCATTCGGGACTCAATTTTATATAACTGGTATTGACGGTTTAGATGATGGAGTCTTTACGGTTGAAGATCATGGAGGAACAGATTTTGATTCTGCTAATAGGTTAGATATTTATGTAGGTGTTGGGGGAGATTCTGTAACTAAGGCTAACAATTTAGGGAGACAAACAGTAACAGCTTACAAATTGAATTAA
- a CDS encoding DUF2634 domain-containing protein — MSILPSDSSSSAIDSTITTTDLPIYRDYAWDFDNDDYIIQDAELVIIEEDEALKVWIYKALKTPRFRYLAYSLYYGNEFETLISQNYDSDIVNIELKALIEQCLLVNPYIKSIDTVNIEFDDAKLTGTIYLTTIYGSIEQEVNVDV; from the coding sequence ATGAGTATTTTACCATCAGACAGTTCTAGTAGTGCGATAGATTCAACTATAACTACTACAGATTTACCAATATATCGTGATTATGCTTGGGACTTTGATAATGATGATTATATTATACAGGATGCAGAACTTGTAATAATCGAAGAAGATGAAGCTCTTAAAGTTTGGATATATAAAGCTTTAAAAACTCCTCGGTTTAGATATTTAGCTTATTCGCTTTATTATGGCAATGAATTTGAAACATTAATTAGTCAAAATTACGATAGTGATATTGTAAATATAGAATTAAAAGCACTTATAGAACAGTGTTTATTAGTAAATCCATATATTAAATCTATTGATACTGTAAATATTGAATTTGATGATGCAAAATTAACAGGAACTATATATTTAACAACTATATATGGTTCTATTGAACAGGAGGTAAATGTAGATGTCTGA
- a CDS encoding phage tail tube protein, translating to MSKKIKNVCNGQFGHLYLNGVEVFMVQSFNAELKLDLEELPCNGGWETGFKLKKVSLEGKFKVSYVDSMGLRDCVNMMKKGITPTFKITSSLQDPEQYKGQIEQIYIGEAFLENLIVADWEIGKMVEKEFSYKANPMSLNVLKEILDSEGVKVA from the coding sequence ATGTCAAAAAAAATTAAAAATGTGTGTAATGGTCAATTCGGGCATTTATATCTAAATGGTGTTGAAGTTTTTATGGTTCAGTCCTTTAATGCAGAATTAAAGCTAGACTTAGAAGAATTACCATGCAACGGTGGCTGGGAAACAGGTTTTAAATTAAAGAAAGTATCATTAGAGGGAAAATTCAAAGTTTCTTATGTGGATAGCATGGGGTTACGTGATTGTGTAAACATGATGAAAAAAGGTATTACACCAACTTTCAAAATTACTTCATCTTTACAAGATCCCGAACAATATAAAGGGCAAATTGAACAAATTTATATTGGCGAAGCATTTTTGGAAAACCTAATTGTTGCAGATTGGGAAATCGGTAAAATGGTAGAAAAAGAATTTAGCTATAAAGCAAATCCAATGAGTTTAAATGTATTAAAAGAAATATTAGATAGTGAAGGGGTTAAGGTAGCTTAA
- a CDS encoding baseplate J/gp47 family protein has protein sequence MSDTDTYFESSETILNRMKSGITNVSTIEGSDIHNSQAPVSVELANTKLQLDEIFKKVFAKSALENGYSEWLEKRCEEFGIYRKSGDKATGYITFIGQAGATILANTIVQTQTGLRYFTMDNAVIANGTTSIKVKVAAEYIGSAYNKIANTITYLPIRLINITSITNEEAFENGYDVESNEDLCNRYIVKIQTPATSGNENHYKNWALEVVGVGDVKIFSETNLAGEHQNGCVKVVIVNSNKLGADSTLVSNVLTHIEENRPIGCTPYVVSATEKAINVNAAIVLSDGYLIDNVKTNIENQLVDYFKSVAFKKTYVSYNKIGALIYETEGVEDYSNLTVNNGTINIPLGDIEIPVIGSVVAA, from the coding sequence ATGTCTGATACTGATACTTATTTTGAAAGTAGCGAAACGATTTTAAATAGAATGAAATCGGGTATAACTAATGTAAGTACAATAGAAGGTAGTGATATACATAATTCACAAGCACCAGTAAGTGTTGAATTAGCAAATACTAAATTACAGCTTGATGAAATTTTCAAGAAAGTATTTGCTAAAAGTGCATTAGAAAATGGTTATTCTGAATGGTTAGAAAAAAGATGTGAAGAATTTGGAATTTATAGAAAAAGTGGAGATAAGGCAACAGGTTATATAACATTTATTGGACAGGCAGGTGCAACTATTTTAGCTAATACAATAGTCCAAACACAAACTGGATTAAGGTATTTTACTATGGATAATGCAGTTATAGCGAATGGTACAACTTCTATAAAAGTTAAAGTAGCTGCTGAATATATAGGTAGCGCTTATAACAAAATAGCTAACACTATTACATATTTACCTATTCGGCTAATTAATATTACTAGTATCACCAATGAGGAAGCCTTTGAAAATGGTTATGATGTAGAGAGCAATGAAGATTTATGTAATAGATATATCGTTAAAATTCAGACTCCTGCAACAAGTGGAAATGAAAATCATTACAAAAACTGGGCATTAGAAGTTGTAGGTGTTGGAGATGTTAAAATATTTTCTGAAACTAATTTAGCTGGAGAGCATCAGAATGGATGTGTAAAAGTAGTAATTGTAAATTCAAATAAACTAGGTGCTGATTCAACATTAGTTAGTAATGTATTAACTCATATAGAAGAAAATAGACCAATAGGTTGTACTCCATATGTTGTGAGTGCAACTGAAAAAGCTATTAATGTAAATGCAGCTATTGTGTTATCAGATGGCTATTTAATAGATAACGTAAAAACAAATATTGAAAACCAACTAGTGGATTATTTCAAAAGTGTAGCTTTTAAGAAAACTTATGTTTCTTATAATAAGATTGGTGCATTAATTTATGAAACAGAAGGTGTCGAAGATTATAGTAATTTAACAGTTAATAATGGAACAATTAATATAC